From Nitrospirota bacterium:
TGCATCCACTGCTGCCTTTGCATCGTTAATCTCAGTCGTAGGCTGTTTGCCACAGCCTGCAAGGAATGCCATTACAACAAGACCCAATACCAGATACTTAAACATGTGCTTCATCTAATCGTCCTCCTTTAAGTTTTTTACGACAACTATACATTTTACTACATTAACCCTTAAAGAATCACCTCCTTTTAAGTTTTCCATATAGATACAATATCCATGCCAGAGGAAAAATCAATAAAAACATGGGGGTTCCAAAAAACTCATTCCTCATTTAAGGAACATTGCCCATTTGGGACTGCTTGACGCTATATGTTAGTTTTGTTATTATCCTTTTAGGATTTTATTATGCAAACTGAAAGGGGGTGAGCAGGTGAAAATACCATTTATGAAGTATGTTACATGGTATCTCGTTGTAGCTATGTTTATAATAGGCATCGTGCCAAAGGCAAATGCAGGGTTTTCTCCCTCAGAGGTGATTGCCCTTTCACAGTTTGACAGGGCAGATGACTTTCAGAAAATCCAGAGGGTACTTGAGATGAAGATAATAGGACAGAGGCTTCATGAGTTTGGCTTTACACAGGATGATATTCAGGCACGCTTAAGCCGGCTAAGTGATGCCGAGCTTCATAAGTTTGCCCAGAAGCTTGATGACCTTAATGTTGGAGGTGATGGCCTTGGTGTTGTGATTGCCCTTTTAGTGATTGCAATACTCGTTGTAATTCTGCTTGAGCTTACAGGCCATAAGGTCGTTATGAAGAAGAAATGATGCGTTCTAAGAAACTCAACAGGGTGGGTGCTTTTAAGTGCCCACCTCTTTTATTTTTAATCTTTCTTTTCTCATGTGCCTCCTATGCTCTTTCAGGGTATGGCTCATTCCGTACCATAGAGGATGTGCCGTTTTCTCCTCAGCTTGAATACCAATGCGGGCCTGCCTCGCTTGCAGGAGTTCTGAATTTCTGGAAGGTGAATGTCTCTCCTTCTGATATTGCAAAGGAGATATACAGTGCAGGTGCAAAAGGCACACTTAATATAGATATGGTCTTTTATGCTGAGAAAAAAGGACTTAAGACAGCTCAGGAAATCCATAGCCTTGAAGGCATTAAAGATGCAATTGATTCAGGCTATCCATTGCTCGTCATGGTTGATTATGGATTCTGGGTTTATGAGCAAAACCATTTTATGGTAGTTGTAGGCTATAAAGATGATGGCATCATAGTGAATTCAGGAGAAGAAAGGCATAAATCCATACCTCTAAGGGATTTCTTTAAGTCATGGAAAAGAACTGGATTCTGGAGCCTCCTTATAAAACCATGAGAGCTCTTTATCTCATAGTTAGCCTTTTTCTGCTTTATGGCTGTGCCATGCCTGAAATAATTGTGCTTAAAGACCCTCTTAGCCCTGAGGAGCATTTAAATTTAGGTGTCTCATATGAGAAAAATGGAGAGCTTGACCTTGCCATAAAAGAGTATAAGCTTGCATTAAAGAAACTTCCGCAGGCATACCTTTATCTTGGAAATGCTTATTTCCTTAAGAACGAATTTACTGAGGCAGAAAGATATTATAAAAAGGCAATAGAGAAAGACCCAACAGGAGATGCCTTTAATAACCTTGCATGGCTTTACTATATAAGAAGGGAAAATCTTAATGAGGCAGAAGCCCTTGTCTTAAAGGCAATTGAGCTTGAGCCTTTAAAGGAAAGCATCTATAGGGATACGCTTCAAAAAATAAGGGAGGTTAAGTGTGTCCCGCCAAAGTGATAATGTCCTATATAGAATACCTTGCCTCCATATCTTTCAATAAACCTCTCATGCGTTTTTCAGGGGAGGTGATGATGAGATGGACTGATTCGTCCTTGAGCTCTTTCATTCTTCGGCTATCACCGAGGATTATTTTATGAAGGGTTTTCAATGGATTTTTCTAAAATTAAGTTTTAGAAATCTGTTACAGACGGGACACCTAAATTTTACCATTCCCTTAGGCATATGGACATTATATACCGAATCACAACTAATGCACCTTATTCCTCTTCCAGAAGGTCTATCTCTATCTATGTTAGATACTATCCACGTACCTACAGCTGCGCCTACAGTTGCGCCTACACTTTTGCCTAATAAACCACCAACCCCTGTTGCCAGCATGGTTGTAGGGAGAATGTGATATAAATATTTTTCCCATATCACCCTCCTATTCCAATTCCTCTTATTCAACCACAAAATCTTGTATATATCAAGCAAAAAGAACACTACATAGAGAGACAGGAGGGGGACACACCCTCAAGGAGAAATCAAGCAATGCTGAGTTTAAAAGCTAAAGTCTGTGTTATAATGATTTAAACGGAGGTTTTGACATGGGTACTGCTGTGAAACATTTGACCCCTCTTGAACTTATCAGGGCAATAGAGCTGCTTACTGATGCTGAAAAGGAAACGCTTGCCATACTTGCAGACAAAGAACTCTCAGAAGAGATTCTTAGAAGACGCAGAGATGCACTTGATGAGATGAAAAGCGGGCAGTTGTTAGGGGTGGATGAACTTTTCAAAAAGGACTGATGGGTGTATGAAATCAAGACCATCAAGGCTGTAAAGAAGGATATAAAATCCCTCCATCCTAAATTAAAAGACAACATTAAAAATCATCATTTTAAGAAAATAAGGGAATCACCTTTTGGCGCTCACGAACTCGGCTATGCCTTCAAAGGGCTTTGGTCTTATCATTTCAGTTTTGAAGGCACGGAATATAGAATAGTCTATGAGATTTTTGAAAAGGACAAGCTAATAGTTGTTATTATGATTGGAAAAAGGGAAAGCTTTTATGAAAAACTGAGGCGAAGACTTATATAATTCTTTAACCGATAAGGCACACTCCGAGTTCTGATGAGATATATTCAGAGCTAAGACCACATAGTTTACACCGAGCCATCAGAAAACCCTTACCCATGCCTTATCTTCAGCATAAGAAGATATATCACTAATACTAATGTGATGAGGTTTGCAACAAAGGCATCATCCATAGGTTTATTATATAGGTAGGGTTGACAGGGCAGTCTCTTTTATGCTTTACTATATTGCCTTTAAGAGTAGCACAGTGAGGCTAATAAGGCAGGTAAATGAATAAGACAATTAAAAAAACACTAACCTCCCCGAAACATCGGGGGGGTTTTTTTATGCCCTATGCCTAAGGAACTGCTCGAT
This genomic window contains:
- a CDS encoding PA2779 family protein; its protein translation is MKIPFMKYVTWYLVVAMFIIGIVPKANAGFSPSEVIALSQFDRADDFQKIQRVLEMKIIGQRLHEFGFTQDDIQARLSRLSDAELHKFAQKLDDLNVGGDGLGVVIALLVIAILVVILLELTGHKVVMKKK
- a CDS encoding peptidase C39 family protein; amino-acid sequence: MMRSKKLNRVGAFKCPPLLFLIFLFSCASYALSGYGSFRTIEDVPFSPQLEYQCGPASLAGVLNFWKVNVSPSDIAKEIYSAGAKGTLNIDMVFYAEKKGLKTAQEIHSLEGIKDAIDSGYPLLVMVDYGFWVYEQNHFMVVVGYKDDGIIVNSGEERHKSIPLRDFFKSWKRTGFWSLLIKP
- a CDS encoding tetratricopeptide repeat protein encodes the protein MEKNWILEPPYKTMRALYLIVSLFLLYGCAMPEIIVLKDPLSPEEHLNLGVSYEKNGELDLAIKEYKLALKKLPQAYLYLGNAYFLKNEFTEAERYYKKAIEKDPTGDAFNNLAWLYYIRRENLNEAEALVLKAIELEPLKESIYRDTLQKIREVKCVPPK
- a CDS encoding type II toxin-antitoxin system mRNA interferase toxin, RelE/StbE family, with the translated sequence MYEIKTIKAVKKDIKSLHPKLKDNIKNHHFKKIRESPFGAHELGYAFKGLWSYHFSFEGTEYRIVYEIFEKDKLIVVIMIGKRESFYEKLRRRLI